CTCTTTATCTCTTTTTCTTCAAGCGGCTCTTCAGGACGACCGGGTGGCCTTAGAATTGGCCTTGAGCCGGTCTTTTTGTAGTGCAGGTAAATTTGATTTACCCTTCTAAGGGTAACTTTTTGGATGAAGGCAATCTTTTTGTCGTTGAGCTTTGCCATACCCCAATAACATTTCCTCACGGGAAATGATTTTGGGATAAGACAATATTCGAACTAGATAAAAAGATTTAAAAAGTATTTTTCAAGGTAATTATAAGGAATAAAATGAGAAATATCTATAGAAAAAGACCTAAGATATATCTAAAACAAGAATTAGTAGGTCAAAAAAATGGTAATTCTGTTTCTACCATAGACGAAACTATAGATATGAAGGATTCTACTAAACCTGAAAAAAGAATTGTTCAAAGTTTGCCCTCCAATGGAAATGGAAAAAATTACAACAATAGATTTGATATCTTAGTCATTGAAGATAATCCTGAGATATTAGAAATGATTCAGGTAACTTTAGAATCTGTTTCCCATTACAATTTTAAAATCACTTGTGCCCAAAGTGCTGAAGAAGCTTTAGAAAAAGTAAAGAATACAAATTTTGATTTAATAATTTCGGACAATGTTCTGCCAGGGATATCCGGATTAGATTTTCTTACAAAGGTAAAAGACCAATACCCTTCTACTCTGAGGATTCTAATCACTGGCTATTCTGATATGGAAGTAGTTAAAGATGCAATTAATAGGGCGGCTGTTAATGCATACATCGAAAAGCCATTCAGTTTTGATGGGCTTACAGGAAAAGTAATTGAGATACTCAAGGAAAAAAATGTTCTCCAAAGAAGGCAGGATTTAACATCGCTGGAGCATATTTATGAATCTGAAGGAGGGCCAGAATTCTTTAGTTCTTTATTCGCATTCACACCAAAAGATTCAGAAGTTCACACAGTTGTAGAAAAAAGTGAAGACGATTTGGAGATTAAATATAGTAAAGAAAAGGTTGATGTCTTATCAAATTATGGGATTATTAAAAAGGTAAAGAATCTCCCACTTATTATTAAATGTCCCAATTGTCAATCCTACGATTATAAAATTGTATTAAAATGCCCGTCATGTACTTCTGAAAATTTAATCAAGGGGGAAGTAATTGAACATTACAGTTGCTCTACCATCAATTTTTCGAATAAATTCATGAAAGAAGGTCGACTTATATGCCCAAAATGTAATCAAGAATTAAAACGGCTTGGAGTGGATTACAGAAAAATTGGAAATTGGGTTTTTTGTGAAAACTGCAGTGATTTTTACGGAGAGGCGAATGTTAATTTAAAATGTAACAGCTGTAAGACCCTTTATTCAGTCAATGAATCGATCTGGGAAGAAGAAGAGAAAATTGTTCCAGACAGGGCAAAAATATTGAAAGTTATAAGACGGCTTAGTATTTTAAGTGAGATAGAACAAGAGTTAAGAAAAAAAGAGTTTGATATTAGAAGGAATATAGTGTTATACTATTTGGGAATGGAGAAGAAATTTGACATAGGAGTTTTTAGAGATTTAAAGGATGAAAATCCCTTTTTACTCTTTGATATTTGTATTGATCCACATGGTAATTTTTCAGATGAAATAAAATCATTCTATAATAAATCCAAGGACATAAATTATGCCAAAACTATCTTTGTTGCAGTTCCGCATATAGATAGCAAAGATAAAAAAATAATTAATGAATTAAAAATAAATGCAATTGAAGTTGACGATTCAAATTCTATTATTACTGCTTTAGATTCATTAAATATTTCATAAATTATGGCTCTCGTGAAGTAGATGATATTAGAACTTATAGAAAAATACTTTGAGTTTTTTGGATTTTCAGTTATCACAGGTATCCAAATATCTTTATTTTTAGTATTAATTGATAGTACGAGGACCATCATTAAAATAATCTTTATTCTATTGGGAAAACTAAGGGAGATTTTAAATCCATTGCCCGAACTAAAGCATTTGCCCTCTGTTTCAATAATCGTCCCTGCACATAACGAAGAATCGAAAATTGAGGAATGTATAATCTCATTGATAGAGGCCAATTATCCAAAGGACAAGAAAGAGATAATTTTAATTGACGATGGGTCAACTGATAAGACCTATCCTAGATCTCTCCCCTATGCAAGAAAAGGACTGATAAAACTATTCAAAAGGGAGACTAAGAGTGGCTCCAAAAGCGGTGCAATAAATTATGGATTATTAATTGCAAAAAATGAGCTCATTATAGTGGTGGATGCCGATACAAAATTAGAAATAAATTCACTTGTAGAAATTGTTAGGCCATTTGCAGATAAAAATGTAATGGCAGTAGCAGGAAATATCAAAATTGAAAACAGAAATAATATTCTTTCATATTGTCAAGCTTACGAATACACAATGTCAATGGAAATAGGAAAAAGAATACAGTCTCTTTTTAGAACAATACTCATAGTTCCGGGGGCATTTGGTGCTTTCAGGATGAAATTCGTTAAAACAGTAGGGGATTATGATTATGATACTATAACTGAAGACTTTGATTTGACGTTCAAAGTATTGAAAAGGGCTAAAGTTCTATTTGCACCATCTGCCATAGCCTGGACTATATGCCCAGATAAATTAGATACGTGGTATCGGCAGAGAGTAAGATGGTCAAGGGGAGAACTTGAAACGTTATGGAAACATAGGGACCTCTTCTTTAGAAAACATTATGGATTCCTAGGATTGATTGCAGCCCCGGATATGGTATTGATGGACATGATTCTATTGACATTAAGATTTGTTAATCTTTTAGTAGTATTAATTGTCATGCCTATCTTATTTACTTTTGAGGTATACATGGAATATCTTATTTTTTACTTTAGAGTTCTTTTAATGCTATTCTGCTCTTATATGATCTTTGAAATTATCTCTTTATTTGCCGCTTTGTTAGTCGTAAAAGAGCGAAAAGATCTTTACTATTTTTTAATATCTCCCATAATTATAGTTTTTTATAGGCCATTCTACGCATTGGTTAGATTCAAAGGATATTTAGATGTTATCTTAAGAAGAGATCCTGTGTGGAGGTAATAGATTATTTATCTATTACACTTTTTAGATATTCTGCATATTCGTTTATATCCATTAAATTGATTTTTTCTTCTAGATCTGTAGTCTTTATTTTGCATATCCAGGAATCATAAGGTTTAGTATTCAGGGTATCTGGAGAAGTCTCAACTTCTTTATTAGTTTCTATTATGTTACCTGAGATTGGGGAAAAAAGGTCTAAAACAGTTTTTACAGATTCTATTTGGCACAATAATTCGAATTGCTTCACATTGGTACCGATTGCAGGAAGTTCGATAAATGCTATTTCCCCTATTTCTCTTTGTGAGTAGTCGTCTATTCCAACGATACATATATCTCCTTCAATTTTAATCCACTCATGTGTTTTTGAGTAAAATAAATCATCCTTAAAAGAATATGTCCCTATCTCCATTTTAACACCAAATTTCTCTTTTTTATTTTGCTTAAATCTTTATCGATAACGATATTATCTTATTAGTGGCAATGATTTATAAATCCTATGAATAATTATTCATAAAAAGGTGTTTATACGAAGGTAGCCATTGCAACAGATGACAAGGTAAATATTTCCCATCACTTCGGGAGAACTTTAGGATTTAGAGCATTGAAATAAGGGATAACAAGGTAGTTGAGGAAGAATATCGACAAAATATTGGAAAAAGTAATGGACAGTGCGGGAGTTGCGACCATTCTAGCATGATAAACAACATCAAAGACTGTAATTTGGTAATTGTTACGGGATGGGGAGGGCATATACAATGATCTTCTCAGGAACAATATCGGGGCACTAGTTACAGAGGAGATAACTGTTGACAGTGCAATAACTAGTCTCCTCGAGGCGGATCTTGTAAATAGGCTGGATAAATTACATTAATTATTTATTTTTTAATTGAAAGAAAATTTAATAAGTTGTCATATTTTATAATTATTAGGAGATTAAATGAAACTTGTTATTGTTGGAGGGGGCGCATCAGGTTCAGAAGCAGCCCTCGAAGCAAGAAAATTTGATAGAAATGTCGAAATTACACTAATTGAAAAACAAGATTTTCCCCAATATTCCTTATGTGGTCTTCCATATGCAGTCTCAGGGGATATTGATAACTTTGATAAGCTCGTAATATTCCCAAATGAATTTTATGAAAAACAAAATATTAAACTTCTTTTAAAGAATGAAATTAAAAAAATTGATGCCAAATCTAAAAAAGTTGTATTAGGTGATGGTTCTGAGATAGAATACGATTCTCTAATTCTTGCAACTGGAGCAATGCCGTGCAATTATAAGATGGGTTACAAATATCCTAATGGAGTCTATTTCATAAGAACTTTGGCTGATGTAAAAGAATTATCTAGCAAAATTGATAGTTCAAAAAAAGCAATTATATACGCATATGGATGGGGATGCAAAGCAGGCTGTAAGGGGTGCATTTCTGGCAGAATCTCCCTGGAGATGTCTTATGCTCTAAAGAAGAGGGGGCTTGATGTAACAATTGTTTCTAAAGAGGCCATGCCATTAAGACAACAAATCGATAGTGATATGAGTGAATTAATTGTAGATTATATAAACTCCAAAGGAATTAACTTGATAAGTGACAAAGCTAGTATAGATATAGCTGGTGAAGACAAAGTTAAGGGATTAACAGCAGATAATGAGTTAATTGAAGCAGATATTATTATAATGGCCTCTGGAACTCGTACAAACTCTTCTTTAGCTAGAGATTGTGGAATTGAAATACAGAAGGGAATTAAAACTAATTCAAAGCTTGAGACATCGATTGAGAATATCTATGCGTGTGGTGATTGTGCTAGTGTTAAATATCATTTCACTGGTGAATCTTTTTCTTCGAGCCTAGGAACAAATGCAGTAAGGGGTGGAAAAATTGCAGGGATTAATTCAGTTGGAGGAAATCAAGAACTAGCCCCTATACTAAATATCACAATAATGGATTTTTTTGATTTAAAAATAGGTGCATTTGGATTAACAGAAGATAATTTATCTAAAATGGGGATAGAATATGTCAAGGCTAAATTCAAAGGTAAATCCCGGGCAGAATACTATCCTGGGCACAAAGATGTTATTATCAAAATTTTGGCTTCTAAAGACGGAGATATATTAGGATTCCAAGCTATTGGAGAAGAGGGTATATTTGCCAGAACACTTGCAGTGGGATTTGCAGTTCAAAAAGGAATTAAGATTAAAGAATTAGCAAAAATTGAAAACTCTTATAGCCCCCTTATATCTCCAACCATAGATCCAGTTCAAATTTGTGCGGAACTTGTACTAAAAAGAATAAAATAATATTTTGTTTAAGTTCCCCATCTTTTGAATAAATTATTTTCTACTTCTATTTGGTCCAAGATTCTTCCAACAACAAAGTTAATCATTTCGTCCATATTTTTTGGCTTGTGATAAAATGCAGGCATAGCAGGAAGTATAACAGCGCCCTCTTCAGATAAAACTGCCATACTTCTTAGATTAATTGAGGTCAATGGGGTTTCTCGTGGAACAATTACCAATTTCCTTTTTTCTTTTAAGGCAACTGCAGCAGCTCTCGTGATTAGATTGTCTTGTATCCCCGCCGCAATCTTAGAAATTGTTGAAATTGAAGCGGGACAAATAACCATGAAATTAAAGGGATGGCTTCCAGAAGCAATTGGAGCATCTATCTCAATATTTTTGTAGACTTTGTATACGTATTTGTGTAAATTTTCTACTTTATATTCAGTTTCTTCTTCAATTATTTTTTTTGCGCCTTCACTAACTACTAAATTTACCTTTCCTTTTAAATTTTCTAGTAATCTGATGCCGTAAATAACCCCACTGGCACCAGTTATCGCAAGAATTCCTTCCATACACAATATGGTAATCGTAACTATTAAAGATTTACCTTTCTAAAATAACTGGAAATATTCCGAAAGTTATATAAGTTACTCTTTAAGATTGCTTCTATAATATAATCTTTTTAATGGTGAATCTATGAGGATTCTTCTAATACATAGCGACTATTTAGAGTATGAAATAACTTCAAAGACAAAAATAGCTGAAGAGATTGAAGATTCTTTGGAACAGGGCAGGATGGAGGATTGTCTTTCTGTTTTTGCAGCTGTTGAAGAAGGAGACGACGACTCAGTAATTGAAAATACAATAAATGAGATAAAAAAAGTCTCAAAATCTGTTAAATCACAAAAAATTTTCCTTTACCCATACGCTCATTTGAGTAATGAACTGGCCTCTCCAGACGTGGCAGTCAAAATATTAAAAGATCTCGAAACAAAATTAAAATCAAACTTTGAAGTAAAAAGAGCGCCTTTTGGATATTATAAAGCCTTTAAGGTATCCTGCAAGGGACACCCATTATCTGAACTTTCTAGAAGCATAAAGCCACAAGGTAAGGGGGAAATAGTTTCTGAAGCATTGAAGGCAGAAGAAAGAATCAAATCCAATTGGTACATACTAGATCCTTCTTTAAATCTTATACCTCAAGATAAATTTGATTTTAAGAATTATGAAGGTCTTAAAAAATTGGCCGAATATGAGGTAACTCATTCCAGAAAAGTCGATATGGTTCCTCCACATGTAGAATACATGAAAAATTTAGAACTTGTCGACTATGAAAAAGGATCAGATCCTGGAAATTTAAGGTGGTACCCAAAGGGTGTTCTCATCAAGAGATTACTTGAAACACAAGTTACAGATAGCATCTTAGAATATGGTGGAATGGAAGTAGAAACACCAATTATGTATAGTATTACTCATCCAATGCTTTCAAAGTATCTAAATAGATTTCCAGCAAGACAATATATCGTTAAATCTGGAAATGACGATTACTTCCTAAGATTTGCAGCATGTTTTGGCCAATATCTTATGAAACATGACATGATTATATCTTACAAAGATCTTCCCCTAAGACTTTATGAATTAACAAGATATAGCTTTAGGAGGGAGCAAAGAGGAGAGTTAGTAGGGCTAAGAAGATTAAGGGCATTTACAATGCCAGATATGCATACACTTGCCCCTTCAATGGACGATGCAAAGAAGGAATTCATAGAGCAATTCAAACTGTCCATGAGATGGATGGATGAACTAGAACTTAATTATCAAGTTGCCATAAGATTTGTCAAATCATTTTATGATGAAAACAGGGATTTTGTCGATACCTTAATGTCATTAATTAAAAGACCAGTTTTAGTTGAAATGTGGGACGAAAGAC
The nucleotide sequence above comes from Methanofastidiosum sp.. Encoded proteins:
- a CDS encoding response regulator produces the protein MRNIYRKRPKIYLKQELVGQKNGNSVSTIDETIDMKDSTKPEKRIVQSLPSNGNGKNYNNRFDILVIEDNPEILEMIQVTLESVSHYNFKITCAQSAEEALEKVKNTNFDLIISDNVLPGISGLDFLTKVKDQYPSTLRILITGYSDMEVVKDAINRAAVNAYIEKPFSFDGLTGKVIEILKEKNVLQRRQDLTSLEHIYESEGGPEFFSSLFAFTPKDSEVHTVVEKSEDDLEIKYSKEKVDVLSNYGIIKKVKNLPLIIKCPNCQSYDYKIVLKCPSCTSENLIKGEVIEHYSCSTINFSNKFMKEGRLICPKCNQELKRLGVDYRKIGNWVFCENCSDFYGEANVNLKCNSCKTLYSVNESIWEEEEKIVPDRAKILKVIRRLSILSEIEQELRKKEFDIRRNIVLYYLGMEKKFDIGVFRDLKDENPFLLFDICIDPHGNFSDEIKSFYNKSKDINYAKTIFVAVPHIDSKDKKIINELKINAIEVDDSNSIITALDSLNIS
- a CDS encoding glycosyltransferase; its protein translation is MILELIEKYFEFFGFSVITGIQISLFLVLIDSTRTIIKIIFILLGKLREILNPLPELKHLPSVSIIVPAHNEESKIEECIISLIEANYPKDKKEIILIDDGSTDKTYPRSLPYARKGLIKLFKRETKSGSKSGAINYGLLIAKNELIIVVDADTKLEINSLVEIVRPFADKNVMAVAGNIKIENRNNILSYCQAYEYTMSMEIGKRIQSLFRTILIVPGAFGAFRMKFVKTVGDYDYDTITEDFDLTFKVLKRAKVLFAPSAIAWTICPDKLDTWYRQRVRWSRGELETLWKHRDLFFRKHYGFLGLIAAPDMVLMDMILLTLRFVNLLVVLIVMPILFTFEVYMEYLIFYFRVLLMLFCSYMIFEIISLFAALLVVKERKDLYYFLISPIIIVFYRPFYALVRFKGYLDVILRRDPVWR
- the gcvH gene encoding glycine cleavage system protein GcvH gives rise to the protein MEIGTYSFKDDLFYSKTHEWIKIEGDICIVGIDDYSQREIGEIAFIELPAIGTNVKQFELLCQIESVKTVLDLFSPISGNIIETNKEVETSPDTLNTKPYDSWICKIKTTDLEEKINLMDINEYAEYLKSVIDK
- a CDS encoding FAD-dependent oxidoreductase translates to MKLVIVGGGASGSEAALEARKFDRNVEITLIEKQDFPQYSLCGLPYAVSGDIDNFDKLVIFPNEFYEKQNIKLLLKNEIKKIDAKSKKVVLGDGSEIEYDSLILATGAMPCNYKMGYKYPNGVYFIRTLADVKELSSKIDSSKKAIIYAYGWGCKAGCKGCISGRISLEMSYALKKRGLDVTIVSKEAMPLRQQIDSDMSELIVDYINSKGINLISDKASIDIAGEDKVKGLTADNELIEADIIIMASGTRTNSSLARDCGIEIQKGIKTNSKLETSIENIYACGDCASVKYHFTGESFSSSLGTNAVRGGKIAGINSVGGNQELAPILNITIMDFFDLKIGAFGLTEDNLSKMGIEYVKAKFKGKSRAEYYPGHKDVIIKILASKDGDILGFQAIGEEGIFARTLAVGFAVQKGIKIKELAKIENSYSPLISPTIDPVQICAELVLKRIK
- a CDS encoding UbiX family flavin prenyltransferase, with product MEGILAITGASGVIYGIRLLENLKGKVNLVVSEGAKKIIEEETEYKVENLHKYVYKVYKNIEIDAPIASGSHPFNFMVICPASISTISKIAAGIQDNLITRAAAVALKEKRKLVIVPRETPLTSINLRSMAVLSEEGAVILPAMPAFYHKPKNMDEMINFVVGRILDQIEVENNLFKRWGT
- the thrS gene encoding threonine--tRNA ligase codes for the protein MRILLIHSDYLEYEITSKTKIAEEIEDSLEQGRMEDCLSVFAAVEEGDDDSVIENTINEIKKVSKSVKSQKIFLYPYAHLSNELASPDVAVKILKDLETKLKSNFEVKRAPFGYYKAFKVSCKGHPLSELSRSIKPQGKGEIVSEALKAEERIKSNWYILDPSLNLIPQDKFDFKNYEGLKKLAEYEVTHSRKVDMVPPHVEYMKNLELVDYEKGSDPGNLRWYPKGVLIKRLLETQVTDSILEYGGMEVETPIMYSITHPMLSKYLNRFPARQYIVKSGNDDYFLRFAACFGQYLMKHDMIISYKDLPLRLYELTRYSFRREQRGELVGLRRLRAFTMPDMHTLAPSMDDAKKEFIEQFKLSMRWMDELELNYQVAIRFVKSFYDENRDFVDTLMSLIKRPVLVEMWDERPFYFVMKFEFNFIDSLNKASALSTVQIDIENTERFEIKYFDEDGKEKYPLMLHASISGAIERNLYALLETAYIESKKGKKPMLPLWLSPTQVRVLPVGEEQLQYSLKVVEELEKSGIRVDIDDRDLRLGKKIREAEKDWVPYIIVIGEDEINNSNLNIRSREDSSQKNLTVQEFKGTILELIEGKPTRPLPLPRNLSLRASFR